One segment of Danaus plexippus chromosome 10, MEX_DaPlex, whole genome shotgun sequence DNA contains the following:
- the LOC133318953 gene encoding angiotensin-converting enzyme-like isoform X2 produces MSKLKTMLKVGGGALLIAAIVAVFVVATQGRDPDLESSEQEGREYIMHLDKMAGLRKNRASLAEWAYTSNITQENEAKRIQVQLELSKQEKQAWEETKMYRWQDFQDFSLRRMFKKYSQLGVSALPDDKYKLLMQSVSDMESNYATAKICSFKNETKCDLALEPDITEIFAKSQDPDELKHTWVEWHRAAGARARNNFTQYVELDNEAAKLNGYKDVAEWWQSEYEVKDFEEQLAKLWEDVKPLYQQLHAYVRKRLRDKYGEHIVSARGPIPAHLLGNMWAQTWNNIESFTRPYPDKKEIDITKTMKEQNYTALRMFQMSDEFFRSLNLTAMPEKFWQNSIIEKPTDREIVCHASAWDFYDGEDFRIKMCTSVTMEHLRVVHHEMGHVQYYLQYKDRPVIFRAGANPGFHEAVGDTIALSVSSPKHLRRVGLVKGDADDEQTEINQLYKMGIDKIVFLPFAYVLDLFRYGVFRGSTTPEDYNCHYWSLRDSLQGIEPPVNRTEEDFDAAAKYHVSADVEYARYYVSFIIQFQFHRALCQLAGEYEPEDPNKKLVDCDIYQSVNAGNALSTMLRLGSSRPWADAMEALTGQRRMDAGGLLEYFRPLHDWLAAENMRTGEYVGWEPSKMQYCTVEQKAALSSRFPAPAASPSSTPLPSDHPSPTPADPPAPAPAQRS; encoded by the exons acCATGTTAAAGGTCGGCGGGGGCGCGCTGCTGATCGCTGCGATCGTGGCAGTCTTCGTAGTTGCGACCCAAGGACGAGATCCAGACCTTGAGTCTTCAGAGCAGGAAGGGAGAGAGTACATCATGCATTTAGATAAGATGGCTGGGTTAAGGAAAAACAGAGCCAGTCTAGCCGAGTGGGCTTACACTTCAAACATCACCCAAGAGAATGAAGCTAAGAGG ATCCAAGTTCAATTGGAACTGTCAAAGCAAGAGAAGCAAGCTTGGGAGGAAACGAAGATGTATAGGTGGCAGGACTTCCAAGACTTCTCTCTCCGTAGAATGTTTAAGAAATACAGTCAGCTGGGAGTATCCGCGCTGCctgatgataaatataagctGTTGATGCAGAGCGTGTCCGACATGGAGTCGAACTACGCCACGGCCAAGATTTGCTCATTCAAGAATGAGACTAAATGCGATTTGGCCTTAGAACCTG ATATAACAGAAATCTTCGCAAAGAGCCAGGACCCTGATGAATTGAAGCACACGTGGGTGGAGTGGCACCGAGCGGCCGGAGCCCGGGCTCGGAACAACTTCACACAATACGTCGAGCTGGATAATGAGGCTGCTAAGCTTAATG GTTATAAGGACGTGGCGGAATGGTGGCAGTCTGAATACGAAGTTAAAGATTTCGAAGAACAATTGGCGAAATTGTGGGAAGACGTGAAGCCTCTATACCAACAACTGCACGCGTATGTGAGGAAAAGACTCCGAGATAAGTACGGAGAGCATATAGTTTCGGCTAGAGGACCGATACCAGCACATTTATTAG GAAATATGTGGGCACAAACGTGGAACAATATCGAATCATTCACGCGACCGTATCCCGATAAGAAGGAGATTGACATTACGAAAACTATGAAGGAACAGAATTATACCGCGCTCAGAATGTTCCAAATGTCGGACGAGTTCTTCAGGTCGCTGAACCTGACAGCCATGCCGGAGAAGTTCTGGCAAAATTCCATCATAGAGAAACCAACTGATAGAGAGATCGTTTGTCACGCATCAGCTTGGGACTTTTATGATGGAGAAGATTTTAG gATCAAAATGTGTACATCGGTGACTATGGAGCATTTGAGGGTAGTTCACCATGAGATGGGCCATGTGCAATATTATTTGCAGTACAAAGATAGACCTGTTATATTTCGTGCTGGAGCTAATCCAG GTTTTCACGAGGCGGTCGGCGACACGATCGCGCTCTCGGTGTCGTCTCCCAAACACCTTCGTCGCGTTGGACTCGTGAAAGGAGATGCTGATGATGAACAAACAGAAATCAATCAGTTGTATAAGATG GGCATAGACAAGATAGTGTTCCTGCCATTTGCCTACGTACTGGATCTGTTCCGGTACGGCGTGTTCCGCGGCTCCACGACACCTGAAGACTATAACTGTCATTACTGGAGTTTGAGGGATTCACTGCAAGGCATCGAGCCGCCCGTCAACAGAACCGAGGAGGACTTCGACGCCGCTGCCAAGTACCACGTGTCCGCTGACGTGGAATATGCCAG ATACTACGTGTCATTCATAATACAATTCCAATTCCATCGTGCTCTGTGTCAACTGGCCGGAGAGTATGAGCCCGAGGATCCAAACAAGAAGCTGGTGGATTGTGACATTTACCAGAGTGTGAACGCCGGGAACGCGTTGTC TACCATGCTCCGTCTGGGGTCGTCTCGTCCGTGGGCGGACGCGATGGAGGCTCTAACGGGTCAGCGACGGATGGACGCCGGCGGGCTGCTGGAGTACTTCCGGCCTCTACATGACTGGCTCGCAGCCGAGAACATGCGGACCGGGGAGTACGTGGGCTGGGAACCCAGCAAGATGC agTACTGTACAGTGGAGCAGAAGGCAGCCCTCTCGTCCCGCTTCCCCGCTCCGGCCGCCTCCCCCTCGTCCACCCCGCTCCCTTCCGACCACCCGTCCCCCACCCCCGCGGACCCGCCCGCGCCTGCGCCGGCGCAGCGCTCGTGA
- the LOC133318953 gene encoding angiotensin-converting enzyme-like isoform X3 → MLKVGGGALLIAAIVAVFVVATQGRDPDLESSEQEGREYIMHLDKMAGLRKNRASLAEWAYTSNITQENEAKRIQVQLELSKQEKQAWEETKMYRWQDFQDFSLRRMFKKYSQLGVSALPDDKYKLLMQSVSDMESNYATAKICSFKNETKCDLALEPDITEIFAKSQDPDELKHTWVEWHRAAGARARNNFTQYVELDNEAAKLNGYKDVAEWWQSEYEVKDFEEQLAKLWEDVKPLYQQLHAYVRKRLRDKYGEHIVSARGPIPAHLLGNMWAQTWNNIESFTRPYPDKKEIDITKTMKEQNYTALRMFQMSDEFFRSLNLTAMPEKFWQNSIIEKPTDREIVCHASAWDFYDGEDFRIKMCTSVTMEHLRVVHHEMGHVQYYLQYKDRPVIFRAGANPGFHEAVGDTIALSVSSPKHLRRVGLVKGDADDEQTEINQLYKMGIDKIVFLPFAYVLDLFRYGVFRGSTTPEDYNCHYWSLRDSLQGIEPPVNRTEEDFDAAAKYHVSADVEYARYYVSFIIQFQFHRALCQLAGEYEPEDPNKKLVDCDIYQSVNAGNALSTMLRLGSSRPWADAMEALTGQRRMDAGGLLEYFRPLHDWLAAENMRTGEYVGWEPSKMQYCTVEQKAALSSRFPAPAASPSSTPLPSDHPSPTPADPPAPAPAQRS, encoded by the exons ATGTTAAAGGTCGGCGGGGGCGCGCTGCTGATCGCTGCGATCGTGGCAGTCTTCGTAGTTGCGACCCAAGGACGAGATCCAGACCTTGAGTCTTCAGAGCAGGAAGGGAGAGAGTACATCATGCATTTAGATAAGATGGCTGGGTTAAGGAAAAACAGAGCCAGTCTAGCCGAGTGGGCTTACACTTCAAACATCACCCAAGAGAATGAAGCTAAGAGG ATCCAAGTTCAATTGGAACTGTCAAAGCAAGAGAAGCAAGCTTGGGAGGAAACGAAGATGTATAGGTGGCAGGACTTCCAAGACTTCTCTCTCCGTAGAATGTTTAAGAAATACAGTCAGCTGGGAGTATCCGCGCTGCctgatgataaatataagctGTTGATGCAGAGCGTGTCCGACATGGAGTCGAACTACGCCACGGCCAAGATTTGCTCATTCAAGAATGAGACTAAATGCGATTTGGCCTTAGAACCTG ATATAACAGAAATCTTCGCAAAGAGCCAGGACCCTGATGAATTGAAGCACACGTGGGTGGAGTGGCACCGAGCGGCCGGAGCCCGGGCTCGGAACAACTTCACACAATACGTCGAGCTGGATAATGAGGCTGCTAAGCTTAATG GTTATAAGGACGTGGCGGAATGGTGGCAGTCTGAATACGAAGTTAAAGATTTCGAAGAACAATTGGCGAAATTGTGGGAAGACGTGAAGCCTCTATACCAACAACTGCACGCGTATGTGAGGAAAAGACTCCGAGATAAGTACGGAGAGCATATAGTTTCGGCTAGAGGACCGATACCAGCACATTTATTAG GAAATATGTGGGCACAAACGTGGAACAATATCGAATCATTCACGCGACCGTATCCCGATAAGAAGGAGATTGACATTACGAAAACTATGAAGGAACAGAATTATACCGCGCTCAGAATGTTCCAAATGTCGGACGAGTTCTTCAGGTCGCTGAACCTGACAGCCATGCCGGAGAAGTTCTGGCAAAATTCCATCATAGAGAAACCAACTGATAGAGAGATCGTTTGTCACGCATCAGCTTGGGACTTTTATGATGGAGAAGATTTTAG gATCAAAATGTGTACATCGGTGACTATGGAGCATTTGAGGGTAGTTCACCATGAGATGGGCCATGTGCAATATTATTTGCAGTACAAAGATAGACCTGTTATATTTCGTGCTGGAGCTAATCCAG GTTTTCACGAGGCGGTCGGCGACACGATCGCGCTCTCGGTGTCGTCTCCCAAACACCTTCGTCGCGTTGGACTCGTGAAAGGAGATGCTGATGATGAACAAACAGAAATCAATCAGTTGTATAAGATG GGCATAGACAAGATAGTGTTCCTGCCATTTGCCTACGTACTGGATCTGTTCCGGTACGGCGTGTTCCGCGGCTCCACGACACCTGAAGACTATAACTGTCATTACTGGAGTTTGAGGGATTCACTGCAAGGCATCGAGCCGCCCGTCAACAGAACCGAGGAGGACTTCGACGCCGCTGCCAAGTACCACGTGTCCGCTGACGTGGAATATGCCAG ATACTACGTGTCATTCATAATACAATTCCAATTCCATCGTGCTCTGTGTCAACTGGCCGGAGAGTATGAGCCCGAGGATCCAAACAAGAAGCTGGTGGATTGTGACATTTACCAGAGTGTGAACGCCGGGAACGCGTTGTC TACCATGCTCCGTCTGGGGTCGTCTCGTCCGTGGGCGGACGCGATGGAGGCTCTAACGGGTCAGCGACGGATGGACGCCGGCGGGCTGCTGGAGTACTTCCGGCCTCTACATGACTGGCTCGCAGCCGAGAACATGCGGACCGGGGAGTACGTGGGCTGGGAACCCAGCAAGATGC agTACTGTACAGTGGAGCAGAAGGCAGCCCTCTCGTCCCGCTTCCCCGCTCCGGCCGCCTCCCCCTCGTCCACCCCGCTCCCTTCCGACCACCCGTCCCCCACCCCCGCGGACCCGCCCGCGCCTGCGCCGGCGCAGCGCTCGTGA
- the LOC133318953 gene encoding angiotensin-converting enzyme-like isoform X1 — protein sequence MSKLKTMLKVGGGALLIAAIVAVFVVATQGRDPDLESSEQEGREYIMHLDKMAGLRKNRASLAEWAYTSNITQENEAKRIQVQLELSKQEKQAWEETKMYRWQDFQDFSLRRMFKKYSQLGVSALPDDKYKLLMQSVSDMESNYATAKICSFKNETKCDLALEPDITEIFAKSQDPDELKHTWVEWHRAAGARARNNFTQYVELDNEAAKLNGYKDVAEWWQSEYEVKDFEEQLAKLWEDVKPLYQQLHAYVRKRLRDKYGEHIVSARGPIPAHLLGNMWAQTWNNIESFTRPYPDKKEIDITKTMKEQNYTALRMFQMSDEFFRSLNLTAMPEKFWQNSIIEKPTDREIVCHASAWDFYDGEDFRIKQCTTIDYEYFQTTHHEMGHIQYFLQYKQQPVVFRDGANPGFHEAVGDTIALSVSSPKHLRRVGLVKGDADDEQTEINQLYKMGIDKIVFLPFAYVLDLFRYGVFRGSTTPEDYNCHYWSLRDSLQGIEPPVNRTEEDFDAAAKYHVSADVEYARYYVSFIIQFQFHRALCQLAGEYEPEDPNKKLVDCDIYQSVNAGNALSTMLRLGSSRPWADAMEALTGQRRMDAGGLLEYFRPLHDWLAAENMRTGEYVGWEPSKMQYCTVEQKAALSSRFPAPAASPSSTPLPSDHPSPTPADPPAPAPAQRS from the exons acCATGTTAAAGGTCGGCGGGGGCGCGCTGCTGATCGCTGCGATCGTGGCAGTCTTCGTAGTTGCGACCCAAGGACGAGATCCAGACCTTGAGTCTTCAGAGCAGGAAGGGAGAGAGTACATCATGCATTTAGATAAGATGGCTGGGTTAAGGAAAAACAGAGCCAGTCTAGCCGAGTGGGCTTACACTTCAAACATCACCCAAGAGAATGAAGCTAAGAGG ATCCAAGTTCAATTGGAACTGTCAAAGCAAGAGAAGCAAGCTTGGGAGGAAACGAAGATGTATAGGTGGCAGGACTTCCAAGACTTCTCTCTCCGTAGAATGTTTAAGAAATACAGTCAGCTGGGAGTATCCGCGCTGCctgatgataaatataagctGTTGATGCAGAGCGTGTCCGACATGGAGTCGAACTACGCCACGGCCAAGATTTGCTCATTCAAGAATGAGACTAAATGCGATTTGGCCTTAGAACCTG ATATAACAGAAATCTTCGCAAAGAGCCAGGACCCTGATGAATTGAAGCACACGTGGGTGGAGTGGCACCGAGCGGCCGGAGCCCGGGCTCGGAACAACTTCACACAATACGTCGAGCTGGATAATGAGGCTGCTAAGCTTAATG GTTATAAGGACGTGGCGGAATGGTGGCAGTCTGAATACGAAGTTAAAGATTTCGAAGAACAATTGGCGAAATTGTGGGAAGACGTGAAGCCTCTATACCAACAACTGCACGCGTATGTGAGGAAAAGACTCCGAGATAAGTACGGAGAGCATATAGTTTCGGCTAGAGGACCGATACCAGCACATTTATTAG GAAATATGTGGGCACAAACGTGGAACAATATCGAATCATTCACGCGACCGTATCCCGATAAGAAGGAGATTGACATTACGAAAACTATGAAGGAACAGAATTATACCGCGCTCAGAATGTTCCAAATGTCGGACGAGTTCTTCAGGTCGCTGAACCTGACAGCCATGCCGGAGAAGTTCTGGCAAAATTCCATCATAGAGAAACCAACTGATAGAGAGATCGTTTGTCACGCATCAGCTTGGGACTTTTATGATGGAGAAGATTTTAG GATCAAACAGTGCACCACAATCGATTACGAATATTTCCAAACAACGCACCACGAAATGGGGCACATTCAATACTTCCTCCAGTATAAACAGCAACCGGTGGTATTCAGAGACGGAGCCAACCCAG GTTTTCACGAGGCGGTCGGCGACACGATCGCGCTCTCGGTGTCGTCTCCCAAACACCTTCGTCGCGTTGGACTCGTGAAAGGAGATGCTGATGATGAACAAACAGAAATCAATCAGTTGTATAAGATG GGCATAGACAAGATAGTGTTCCTGCCATTTGCCTACGTACTGGATCTGTTCCGGTACGGCGTGTTCCGCGGCTCCACGACACCTGAAGACTATAACTGTCATTACTGGAGTTTGAGGGATTCACTGCAAGGCATCGAGCCGCCCGTCAACAGAACCGAGGAGGACTTCGACGCCGCTGCCAAGTACCACGTGTCCGCTGACGTGGAATATGCCAG ATACTACGTGTCATTCATAATACAATTCCAATTCCATCGTGCTCTGTGTCAACTGGCCGGAGAGTATGAGCCCGAGGATCCAAACAAGAAGCTGGTGGATTGTGACATTTACCAGAGTGTGAACGCCGGGAACGCGTTGTC TACCATGCTCCGTCTGGGGTCGTCTCGTCCGTGGGCGGACGCGATGGAGGCTCTAACGGGTCAGCGACGGATGGACGCCGGCGGGCTGCTGGAGTACTTCCGGCCTCTACATGACTGGCTCGCAGCCGAGAACATGCGGACCGGGGAGTACGTGGGCTGGGAACCCAGCAAGATGC agTACTGTACAGTGGAGCAGAAGGCAGCCCTCTCGTCCCGCTTCCCCGCTCCGGCCGCCTCCCCCTCGTCCACCCCGCTCCCTTCCGACCACCCGTCCCCCACCCCCGCGGACCCGCCCGCGCCTGCGCCGGCGCAGCGCTCGTGA